A section of the Alligator mississippiensis isolate rAllMis1 chromosome 8, rAllMis1, whole genome shotgun sequence genome encodes:
- the VGLL1 gene encoding transcription cofactor vestigial-like protein 1 isoform X1 has translation MEETRENAANLSQSKQPVKTEWGSQCVVFTYFHGDINSVVDEHFSRALSNVKIPQDLSTKHKDLRKDSMSPQPWNFSSHWTKPYQSSPTINVSPSGLNLSAAAVQGDYQPPILQSHPTQPADLWHFPAIGNPGLVSSGHHHSFPDLHVMQAPTSGGKYGSLLGLLQQERCPAPRQDPVMKQDSSPACMAGSARLPNTSQSLTPGEEKQAPIKAQKTLAWAWLVQVSTTQGEIYTFSQCEFLLCSIEAL, from the exons ATGGAAGAAACCAGGGAAAATGCTGCCAATCTGAGCCAAAGCAAACAGCCTGTGAAAACAGAATGGGGGTCACAATGTGTTGTATTTACTTACTTCCATGGGGACATCAACAGTGTGGTCGACGAACACTTCTCGAGAGCTTTGAGCAACGTCAAGATCCCGCAAGACCTAAGCACGAAGCACAAAGACCTAAGAAAAG ATAGCATgtctccccagccctggaatTTCTCTTCTCACTGGACCAAGCCATATCAGTCCTCTCCTACTATAAACGTGTCTCCTTCTGGTCTGAAtttgtctgctgctgctgtgcaaggCGACTACCAGCCGCCCATTCTGCAGAGTCATCCGACTCAGCCTGCAGACTTATGGCACTTTCCTGCTATAGGCAATCCAGGCCTCGTGAGCTCGGGACATCACCACTCCTTTCCTGACTTGCATGTGATGCAAGCACCAACTTCTGGTGGGAAATATGGTTCTCTCCTTGGTCTCCTGCAACAGGAAAGGTGTCCAGCACCTAGGCAGGACCCTGTCATGAAGCAAGACTCCAGCCCTGCCTGTATGGCTGGATCTGCCAGGTTACCAAACACGAGTCAAAGTTTAACTCCTGGGGAAG aaaagcaagcGCCTATCAAGGCTCAGAAAACCCTGGCATGGGCCTGGCTGGTGCAG GTATCCACAACACAAGGCGAGATTTATACTTTTAGCCAATGTGAGTTTCTGCTCTGTTCCATAGAAGCACTCTGA
- the VGLL1 gene encoding transcription cofactor vestigial-like protein 1 isoform X2, whose protein sequence is MEETRENAANLSQSKQPVKTEWGSQCVVFTYFHGDINSVVDEHFSRALSNVKIPQDLSTKHKDLRKDSMSPQPWNFSSHWTKPYQSSPTINVSPSGLNLSAAAVQGDYQPPILQSHPTQPADLWHFPAIGNPGLVSSGHHHSFPDLHVMQAPTSGGKYGSLLGLLQQERCPAPRQDPVMKQDSSPACMAGSARLPNTSQSLTPGEERKASAYQGSENPGMGLAGAGIHNTRRDLYF, encoded by the exons ATGGAAGAAACCAGGGAAAATGCTGCCAATCTGAGCCAAAGCAAACAGCCTGTGAAAACAGAATGGGGGTCACAATGTGTTGTATTTACTTACTTCCATGGGGACATCAACAGTGTGGTCGACGAACACTTCTCGAGAGCTTTGAGCAACGTCAAGATCCCGCAAGACCTAAGCACGAAGCACAAAGACCTAAGAAAAG ATAGCATgtctccccagccctggaatTTCTCTTCTCACTGGACCAAGCCATATCAGTCCTCTCCTACTATAAACGTGTCTCCTTCTGGTCTGAAtttgtctgctgctgctgtgcaaggCGACTACCAGCCGCCCATTCTGCAGAGTCATCCGACTCAGCCTGCAGACTTATGGCACTTTCCTGCTATAGGCAATCCAGGCCTCGTGAGCTCGGGACATCACCACTCCTTTCCTGACTTGCATGTGATGCAAGCACCAACTTCTGGTGGGAAATATGGTTCTCTCCTTGGTCTCCTGCAACAGGAAAGGTGTCCAGCACCTAGGCAGGACCCTGTCATGAAGCAAGACTCCAGCCCTGCCTGTATGGCTGGATCTGCCAGGTTACCAAACACGAGTCAAAGTTTAACTCCTGGGGAAG aaagaaaagcaagcGCCTATCAAGGCTCAGAAAACCCTGGCATGGGCCTGGCTGGTGCAG GTATCCACAACACAAGGCGAGATTTATACTTTTAG